In the Buchnera aphidicola (Thelaxes suberi) genome, TGCATCATCGCCTGTGATATTAATTTTATTTTTTTTAGAAGTATAGCTTTCTTTTTCTATATAATTGTTAAACGTACGAGTTATAGCTGATTTAAAACCAGATAAATGAGTTCCTCCATCTTTTTGAGGTATATTATTTGTAAAACAATATATTTTTTCTGTAAAATTATTATTCCATTGCATTGCAATTTCAACAACTATTTTATCTTTTTTAGAAAGACTATAAAAAATATGAGTATGTATCGGATTATTATTTAAAAGAGATATGAATGCCTTAATACCTCCTTTATAATGAAATTTTTGTGATAAATGTTTTTTTTTATCATGTAGATAAATCGTAATTCCAGAATTTAAAAAAGATAATTCTTGCAATCTTTTATATAAAATTTCATATTTAAAATTTACTATATTAGTAAATATTTGCAGATTAGGCCAAAATCTAATTTTTGTACCCGTTTTTTTATTATCACAATTTGTATAAATAGGAGCAGAAGGGTTTCCATTATTATAAATTTGAGTGTATTTTTTATTACTTTTATACACCGTTAATTTTAATTTTTCTGATAAAGCATTAACTACAGATACCCCTACTCCATGTAATCCTCCAGATACTTTATATGAATTATTATCAAATTTACCTCCTGCATGTAAAATAGTCATAATTACTTGAGCAGCTGGTATTTTTTCCTCATTGTGTATATCAATTGGTATACCTCTTCCATTATCTTGAACTGAAACGGAATTGTCTTCGTGTATAGTAACAATGATTTCATTACAATATCCCGCTAATGCTTCATCAATAGAATTATCTACTACTTCAAATACCATATGATGTAATCCGCTTCCATCATCTGTATCTCCAATATACATACCTGGACGTTTGCGAACAGCATCTAATCCTTTTAAAACTTTAATACTAGACGAATTATAAGAATTCGGCATTAATACTCCTTTTTTTTATTAATAAAAGTTCAAAATACCTAAATTGAATAAATGTATATTAATAGAATAAAAAAATAATTAATATTTTATCAATAAATTTAATTAATATTTATTATATTTATTTAATTTTAATTATAAATATTATAAATATTTAAATGTCATTTATAACAATAAAGGCATAACTACAAAAATATTATTTGATTGTTGATCTTCTTGAATATGAACGGAACAAACTGGTATATTAAATGAAAAAAAAACGTATTCTTCTGTCATATTATTTAATATGTCAATAATATAATTAACATTCATATTAAATGCTATCTCTTCTTTTATAATATTAATATTAATTATTTCTTTTGCCTTCTCTTCTTCTTCATTATTAGATCGTAACTCTAATTGATCTTTACAAAAACAAAATTTTACACTTTGAAATTTTTTATCAGATAGAATAGACACTCTTAATAATGCATTTTTTAATTGTAATGTAGGAATTTTGATTTTTATTTTAGGATATTGTAATAAAACATTATTATATTCTGGATAGTTTCCTTCAATTAATTTTGAAATAAAAACGGTATTATGTATTTTTATTCTAATATTATTTTTATTTAAAAATAATATTAATTTAATATCTCGATTATTTAGTAACTTAATAAGTTCTAATACTCCTTTTCGAGAAATAATAACAGAATAAAAATTATACCTATTGTCTAAATGTACAGAAGAAACTGCTAATCGATGACCGTCAGTAGCTACCATTTTTAACTGATTTTCGTTAATTTCAAATAATATTCCATTTAAATAATAACGTACATCATTAATAGCCATAGCAAATTGTGTATTATGAATCATGTTTTTAATAATAGATTGTGAAACAACAAACGTCATTTCATGATTAAACGATTTTAATAACGGAAATGAAGTCTCAGATACAATTAATAATTCAAAAACACTGTTATTAGATTTGATTAACATTTTTTTTTCATTAACATATACTTTAATAACAGAATTATTAGGAATACTTTTACAAATACTTAATAATTTTCTACCAGAAACTATGGTAGACTTATTAATATCTTGAGAAATAATAGTAGTATAAACAGTAATTTGAGTTTCTAAATTAGTACTTGTTACTGTCATAATATTACCGTTAACATTGATTAAAACATTTTCAAGAATAGCAATATTATGATTTTTTAATAATAAAATAGAAACTTTCTGTAAAGCTTTTAAAAAATTTTTTTGTTCTACAATAAATTTAATCATATTTTTTTTTAAGAAGATAAAATAATTTTTAAAATAAAAAGTCTTCTATATATCCAGTTATTTTCTTTTAACAGTAAATTTATTTTATAAGATTATAAAAATTTTTAAATCAGATCTATGATATAGCATTAACGATTTAAAAATAACAAAATTTAAATATTTTATTTTAAAAATATCTATTTAATAAATTATAAAGTAATTAATTTTTAATTTTTCAGTAAGTAATAAAATAAGTACATTAAATAGAGTTTTTTCAAAATTGAATATATTATATATATTTCAACTTAATAAGTTTATTTATATTATAATTTAAAATTATAACAATTCTTTTGTTGCAACATAAATTAATAAAAAAAATTATATTTAATATGAAATTATTTGCATATATTTCTATAAATATAGATATACTAATTATATTATAAAATAATAATTCCATATGAAATTAAAATTTATAACTTATATATGTTAAAATTTTTATCTATACATATTATATGTATCATAATTTAAAAAAATATATATAATTATTTATAAAAAATTTTATTTTTTTTTAAAAAAAATAATATATATTCGTAATAATAAAAAACAAAACCATGATTGTTATTAATATCGTTAAAA is a window encoding:
- the dnaN gene encoding DNA polymerase III subunit beta, translated to MIKFIVEQKNFLKALQKVSILLLKNHNIAILENVLINVNGNIMTVTSTNLETQITVYTTIISQDINKSTIVSGRKLLSICKSIPNNSVIKVYVNEKKMLIKSNNSVFELLIVSETSFPLLKSFNHEMTFVVSQSIIKNMIHNTQFAMAINDVRYYLNGILFEINENQLKMVATDGHRLAVSSVHLDNRYNFYSVIISRKGVLELIKLLNNRDIKLILFLNKNNIRIKIHNTVFISKLIEGNYPEYNNVLLQYPKIKIKIPTLQLKNALLRVSILSDKKFQSVKFCFCKDQLELRSNNEEEEKAKEIININIIKEEIAFNMNVNYIIDILNNMTEEYVFFSFNIPVCSVHIQEDQQSNNIFVVMPLLL